The following proteins come from a genomic window of Canis lupus dingo isolate Sandy chromosome 20, ASM325472v2, whole genome shotgun sequence:
- the LOC112665803 gene encoding uncharacterized protein LOC112665803, whose translation MEVTKKVGGPDPSGPQGHPSASSQQLGGGHRGSQGPWINSGSVYFRQGLSLSTEAIIDRTCDPASQAHAPEPIHQLHQDPAEVGSQCGREQASQDAPKLPSTSPFPSSIVGTQTHLIVENRTLTLPVDTRSDSTSDSLQHGFCRSRLRVHVAGEGKAPAKVLVGWGKGPCHPDKIAPLGSRKSRWLPYFLSGEDGLAATQGPLLTPAQGQGQGKGPCPPAQAPPTPTQANTPAGDTTPMPAAAEPNTCNSDHLTDTTATTHGLSQELLLRKCGNQWSVLLESSEVVPSCQDKVDFCFQKEPPTPTPTPEESSDHVQELEVAGMQVLPTPPENPEEKPLVCTSRPGSPTPGSGPPGTPKSQRNSQENCSSQTDQQPLNVCNNTCSSVPPSAYQVSCHKQSPVQSPREAAQISPSSAPTCQLQDATEDHVLVFDMATGKTRIGLLCHDPTGSRAVLVGVMPSHSSIYVPENVLSTAPLAMPILSPDNNRSSFWSTSHMLSSPAPSSLSTGSYREVALVPKEGRLNLESQDTPSSETPIRVFTGPVPLGMPLQLGERLLSHVRDPGCSKPDGVKSEPSHTVWMLDAFRMQHTSMIQPKKLRWMNSEQTPELAPEAQKQEVPRSLLQEDRGNHDQKEVLTAHPDSLRGEGAGQASLGGRSLLAEQHPLAGQPSLTSQPPSAEQCPLTRPTHPSGQLLLAEQSPSTRQLPLPGQPPLTGTPLARQLSLTGQPPFSQEPPISKGPISGGPPIIREPSQASTMCQEGEPLGLPAHVGVLQMPLAPEETCVYMSRDKVGGGATESSSTHRLSSWQPGSSPRTQEEQFSLVTFSTSGTGCKVLPVAMVGTEPQGPRFKVTPENIMHSSVVAHLGLLRGACYELVPTTDAPPMQSPVLCRHSLGPYQDMAAVVIDTGTGFTKCGLAREDHVLSVLPSRVQLLQHPAQDEPRYAVPENQEGSYPVLNRGVVSDWDALEVLWQHLFYCRLGVRPEELAVLVADSPISPRTNREKVAEILFERFHVPAMQTVHQALLALYAYGRTTGLVLGSGYGTSYVAPILTGDLAPLDTYRLDVAGVDLTEYLAQLLLAGGYSLPKAGLVNQIKEGCCYVAMNMTAEMARTRTQARVDFVLPDKQVITLGSERFCCPEALFQPSLLGLNQPGLPQLALLSISRLEAKQQEQLLANVVLDGGSTLINGFPERLRQELGPQATVLGSPHRAVAAWLGGSIMASRDSFQSLWLSRREYEEEGPWAIYKYHL comes from the coding sequence ATGGAAGTCACCAAGAAGGTGGGGGGCCCTGATCCATCGGGCCCCCAGGGCCACCCctcagccagcagccagcagctgGGGGGTGGCCACAGAGGGTCCCAAGGACCATGGATAAACTCGGGATCTGTATACTTCAGGCAGGGGTTGTCATTATCCACTGAGGCCATCATTGATAGGACCTGTGACCCTGCCTCCCAGGCCCATGCCCCTGAGCCCATTCACCAGCTACACCAGGATCCTGCTGAGGTTGGCTCCCAGTGTGGCCGTGAGCAGGCCTCCCAAGATGCCCCAAAACTCCCCTCTACTAGCCCATTTCCAAGCTCCATCGTGGGAACCCAAACGCATCTCATCGTGGAGAACAGGACTCTGACCTTACCCGTGGACACACGCAGTGACAGCACCAGTGACTCGCTCCAGCATGGATTTTGCCGCTCCCGGCTTCGGGTGCACGTTGCAGGTGAGGGCAAGGCTCCAGCTAAAGTCCTGGTAGGCTGGGGCAAAGGCCCCTGCCACCCTGACAAGATAGCCCCCTTGGGCAGCAGGAAGAGCCGGTGGCTACCTTATTTCCTTTCAGGGGAGGATGGCTTGGCTGCAACGCAAGGTCCTCTTCTGACTCCAGCCCAAGGTCAGGGCCAGGGCAAGGGCCCGTGTCCTCCCGCCCAGGCTCCTCCAACTCCAACTCAGGCAAATACTCCAGCTGGGGATACTACCCCAATGCCGGCAGCAGCTGAACCTAATACCTGCAACTCTGACCACTTGACAGACACCACTGCCACAACCCATGGCCTGTCCCAAGAGCTCCTGCTCAGGAAGTGTGGCAACCAATGGTCAGTCCTCTTGGAGTCTTCCGAAGTGGTCCCATCCTGCCAGGACAAAGTGGATTTTTGTTTCCAGAAGGAGCCTCCCACCCCAACGCCCACTCCAGAGGAGTCCTCTGACCATGTCCAGGAGCTCGAGGTTGCTGGAATGCAGGTGTTACCCACCCCACCTGAGAACCCAGAGGAGAAGCCCCTGGTCTGTACCTCTAGGCCAGGcagcccaacaccaggctcagGCCCCCCAGGTACGCCCAAGTCCCAGAGGAATAGCCAGGAGAACTGTAGCTCTCAGACAGACCAGCAGCCTCTCAATGTTTGCAACAATACCTGCTCCAGTGTGCCACCATCTGCCTACCAAGTATCCTGCCACAAGCAGTCGCCAGTCCAGTCTCCCAGGGAAGCTGCACAGATTTCCCCCTCCAGTGCTCCTACCTGCCAGCTCCAGGATGCCACTGAAGATCATGTGCTGGTATTCGATATGGCCACAGGCAAAACCAGGATCGGGCTACTGTGCCATGACCCCACAGGTTCACGGGCAGTGCTGGTTGGTGTCATGCCCAGCCACTCATCCATCTATGTCCCCGAAAATGTGTTGTCCACTGCACCATTAGCCATGCCCATCCTTTCCCCTGACAACAATCGCTCCAGCTTCTGGTCCACTTCGCACATGCTCTCCAGCCCTGCACCCTCCAGCCTTTCAACTGGAAGCTACCGAGAGGTGGCCTTGGTTCCCAAGGAGGGCAGGCTCAACTTGGAGTCACAGGACACCCCTAGTTCTGAGACACCCATCAGAGTGTTCACTGGGCCCGTTCCACTAGGAATGCCCCTCCAGCTTGGTGAGAGGCTATTGAGCCATGTTCGTGATCCTGGCTGCTCCAAACCAGATGGTGTAAAAAGTGAACCTAGTCATACTGTCTGGATGCTGGATGCCTTCAGGATGCAGCACACCTCCATGATCCAGCCCAAGAAACTTCGGTGGATGAACTCAGAGCAGACCCCAGAGCTTGCTCCAGAAGCCCAAAAGCAGGAGGTGCCCAGATCTCTGCTTCAGGAGGATAGAGGCAACCACGACCAGAAAGAGGTCCTTACTGCTCACCCTGACAGCCTTCGGGGTGAAGGTGCTGGGCAGGCCTCCCTCGGTGGTCGGTCCCTACTGGCTGAGCAGCATCCTCTTGCTGGACAGCCCTCTCTGACCAGTCAGCCTCCCTCTGCTGAGCAGTGCCCCCTCACCAGGCCCACCCATCCTTCTGGACAGCTGCTCCTGGCTGAGCAGTCCCCCTCCACCAGGCAGCTCCCCCTTCCTGGTCAGCCCCCTCTCACTGGCACCCCTCTTGCCAGGCAGCTTTCTCTCACCGGGCAGCCTCCCTTTTCTCAAGAACCCCCCATTTCCAAAGGACCCATCTCAGGAGGGCCCCCCATCATCAGGGAGCCCAGCCAGGCCTCCACCATGTGCCAAGAAGGTGAGCCCTTGGGCTTGCCAGCCCATGTGGGGGTACTTCAGATGCCCCTGGCCCCTGAGGAGACCTGTGTCTACATGAGCAGAGATAAGGTCGGTGGTGGCGCCACTGAAAGCTCCAGCACACATCGGCTCTCATCCTGGCAACCGGGCAGttcccccaggacccaggaggaaCAATTTTCCCTGGTCACGTTCTCTACATCTGGCACTGGCTGCAAAGTCTTGCCCGTGGCCATGGTGGGCACAGAGCCCCAGGGTCCCCGCTTCAAGGTGACACCCGAGAACATCATGCACTCATCAGTAGTTGCACACCTTGGCCTGCTCCGTGGGGCCTGCTATGAACTGGTGCCCACCACAGATGCTCCGCCAATGCAGTCCCCGGTGCTCTGCCGCCACTCGCTTGGTCCCTACCAGGACATGGCAGCTGTGGTGATTGACACAGGCACAGGCTTCACCAAATGTGGACTGGCCAGAGAGGACCATGTCCTCAGTGTGTTGCCTTCACGTGTCCAGTTGCTACAGCACCCAGCCCAGGACGAGCCCCGGTATGCGGTGCCTGAGAACCAAGAGGGCTCCTATCCGGTGCTGAATCGGGGAGTGGTCTCTGACTGGGATGCGCTGGAGGTGCTGTGGCAGCACCTGTTTTACTGCAGGCTGGGCGTGCGCCCGGAAGAGCTGGCTGTACTTGTGGCCGATTCGCCCATCTCGCCACGCACCAACAGAGAAAAGGTGGCGGAAATACTCTTTGAGCGTTTCCATGTGCCAGCCATGCAGACAGTACATCAGGCCCTGCTGGCACTCTACGCTTATGGGCGCACCACTGGGTTGGTGCTGGGCAGTGGCTATGGGACCTCCTACGTGGCACCTATCCTCACTGGGGATCTGGCCCCACTTGACACCTACCGGCTGGATGTGGCCGGTGTTGACCTCACTGAATACCTGGCTCAGCTACTGTTGGCAGGTGGCTACTCACTGCCCAAGGCAGGGTTGGTCAACCAGATTAAAGAGGGCTGCTGCTACGTGGCCATGAATATGACAGCTGAGATGGCCCGCACTCGGACCCAGGCCCGAGTGGACTTTGTGCTTCCAGACAAGCAAGTCATCACTCTGGGCTCTGAGCGTTTCTGCTGCCCTGAGGCCCTCTTCCAGCCCAGTCTGCTAGGCCTCAACCAGCCTGGCCTCCCACAACTAGCTCTCTTGAGCATCAGCCGGCTGGAAGCCAAGCAGCAGGAGCAGTTGCTGGCCAACGTGGTGCTGGACGGTGGCAGCACCCTGATAAATGGTTTTCCTGAGCGTCTGAGACAGGAGCTGGGCCCCCAAGCCACTGTGCTGGGCTCTCCCCATCGTGCCGTTGCTGCTTGGCTTGGAGGCTCCATCATGGCGTCCCGGGACTCCTTCCAGAGCCTGTGGCTCAGCCGCCGTGAGTACGAGGAGGAAGGCCCTTGGGCTATCTACAAGTACCATCTGTGA